The DNA segment TCGACCGACTTCTTCACCTTCGCCCCCTTGGTTGCGATCACGAAGGGCACCGCATCCATGCGGAAGCCGGAGACGCCGAGCTGAATCCAGAAGCCCATGATCTTGAGGATTTCCGCCTGCACCATCGGGTTCGACGTGTTGAGGTCGGGCTGGAAATCGTAGAAGCGGTGGAAGTACCAGGCGCCGGCTTCCTTGTCGTGCGTCCATGTCGATTTCTGAACACCGGGAAACACCATGCCCTTGCTGGCATTGGCGGGCTTTCGATCGGCCCAGACATACCAGTCGCGGTAGGGCGAATCCTTTGCGCTCCGTGCCGACTTGAACCAGGCATGTTCGTTCGAGGTGTGATTGACGACGAGGTCGATGATCAGGCGGATGCCGCGCTGCTTGCAGCCGTGGGTAAACTCGACAAAGTCGCCAAGCGTGCCATAGCGGGAATCGACGCCGTAATAATCGGAGATGTCGTAGCCGTCATCCTTGCAGGGAGAAGGCTGGAAGGGCATCAGCCAGATCGTGGTGATGCCAAGGCCTTGCAGGTAGTCGAGGCGGCGCAACAATCCCTTGAAGTCACCGATCCCGTCGCCGTTGGCGTCCATGTAGGAGCCGACCGAGAGGCAATAGATGATGCTGTTCTTGTACCAGAGGTCGTCGATCATCTGAAATCACTGCATGCGGATTGATGTGCAGCGATAAGCCAGAGGGACGGCTTCCGTTCCGCGGGGGCTCAATCGTCGTCAAGGTCCGTCAGCTGTCCCTGGCAGTCCACGACCCTGCCGTCCTGCATGATCGGCACGTAGATGCACGAGCGCCCTTTGGCGTCGATCAGCTTGATGGCCTGCGGCATCGTATCGGGATATTCGCCGCCATGATCCATGGTTTCAAAGCGAAGGCTCTTGCCGTCCAGTCTCGGATCTTGCGGCCTGCGCTCGGGCGCCAAAGGAGCGAACCGGCGAGTCAGTCTCATGGCAGGCGAGCTTGCTGCAATTGAGGGGTCGGCCAGCGGGACAGTCTGAGATCGGTTCGAAGCTCCAGACCTTCTCCGCTCACGCTTCGCGCCGTCCGGACTGTGGGATTGCTGGCGGCTTTCACGGCTCGGCTTTCGATATAGAGCTGCGCCGCGATCAGCATCCCCGCCGCAAAGACAAGGGTGGCCATGGCGCTGGCCAGTTGGGACATCTCGTTCATGTACTCAGCCTCTTTACGCTAGCCCTTCTCGTTTCGGCCCAACTCGGAGCCGCAAGCGATGTTCCGCGAAATTGCCGAATCTTCCCGGTGAGAGGCACCGCTGCGACGGCCTGTCGCGGTCGAGCCCTTAAGCTTCAGGTCCGAGGAACGCGTAGGCGCCGCGCTTGTTTCACCTTTGCGGGCAGCGGTTGGAGGCAACGGATGTGGCCGGGAAAACGAAGCAAATCTACGTAGCGTTGACGGTCGCCGTGATGACGACTGCTGCGTTTGGCGCCGAGATGGGGCCGGAGGCGATTAACAGCGCTGCGCCGGCTGGCAAGACCATTCCGAACGACAAGCCAACTCCGTTCGTGGTCAGGCTCGAGGTTCTGCTGGACCGCGCACATTTCTCGCCGGGAGAGATCGACGGCAAATTCGGACAGAACGCAAGGAAGGCTCTCCGCGCCTACGCAGAGGCTCAACGACTACCGAGTTCTGACGCCGTGACCGAGGATGTCTGGAAACGGCTTCAGGCCGACGATCGGCAGACGACCGTGAACTACACGCTCACCGAAAAAGATGTCGCCGGTCCCTTCCTTCGCAGGCTGCCGTCGAAAATGGAGGCGATGAAGGACATTCCGCACCTGAGTTTTGCGAGCGCGCGGGAAGGGCTGGCGGAAAAGTTTCACATGAGCGAGCAGTTGCTTTCGATGCTCAATCCCAGGCAGCATTTCGATCGCGTGGGCGATACTATCGTCGTCGTCGACACAACTCGCGACTCGGCTTCGCTGAAGGCGGAGCGGGTGGAAGTCAACAAAAGCGGGCAAACCGTGAAGCTTTTCGACAAGTCGAACGCGCTGATCGGATTTTTCCCGGCGACCGTCGGCAGCGAAGAGAAGCCGTCCCCGACCGGCACCTTGAGGGTGACCGAAATCGATCGTAACCCCACCTACCGCTATAATCCCGATTATCATTTCAAGGGCGTGCATACCCGCAAACCCTTCACCATCAAGCCAGGTCCCAACAACCCTGTCGGCACGGTCTGGATCAACCTCTCTGCTGATGGCTATGGCATCCATGGCACGCCGTCACCGGGTGATGTCTCCAAGGCAGAATCTCACGGCTGTGTGCGTCTGACGAACTGGGACGCCGAAACGGTTGCAGACAGCGTCGCGAAAGGCACGAGAGTGACGTTTGTCGACGAGCCATGATGATGCGGCTTTCGGCCTACGCGACAGCCAGGTTGCCGAGCAGTGCGCCAATGTCGCTCGCCTGATCGATCGCCCAGAGCGATTTCAAATTTGCTTCGGTCTGCGCCTTTGGCCAATGCGCGCCGACATTGCCGCGGAATTTCCGCTCGACGTCGGCCCTTGTCATCGGTCTGGCCGCAAAGCCCGGCGCGTGATCGACCTCGCGCGTGATCGTCTTACCGCTGGCCAGGGTCGCGGTGATGCGCGTCGGCACCGCGCCGCCGGTGCGTGCCGTCAGTGCAGGGTCCTCGGTAACTTTGATCTTCTGCATGAAGGCGAGAATTTTTGGATCGCGGAATTTGGCTTCCGCAAAACTTTCGGGCGTGATGTCGCCGTCGAGCATGGCGCGTGCGATCATGTAGGGCAGGCTGTGGTCGGCGGTTTCCCGCGTCTTGGGGTCCCATTTCTCCGGCTCGCTGCCGGTTCTCTGATAACCGCTGCGCGTGGTCGCGACGTCGATTCCCGTGATCTGGTCGAGTGCGCCGATTTCCTTGGCGGCTTCGATCGCCGCGACGATCGCCGTCTGGGTGTAGATCACGGCCGGATAGGGTTTCAGGATGCAGTCGTTCATCCGGAACGGCTTGTCGCGTCCGCCGAAGCTTGCGACGTCGATGTCGGCTGCGCCAGTCACCTGCTGGAACAGGCCGGCCTTGCCTTCGAAGATCGGCGCGGGGCCGGTCAGGCCGGCGCGCGCCAGCCTGGTTGCGAACACGGCATTGCGGCCGGCTTCAGCCACCGCGACGCCTTTCCACTCCGAGAGGTCGCCGGCGCGCGTCAGTCCGAGCGGAATGTGATCGTTGATGGCAAGCCCGACGGCGTGTGTCAGTTGTTCGCCCGTGAGCTTCATCAGCCGCCCGGTCGCGAGCGCCACGGCGGGCAGGCCAAAAATCGGCGGGTCCCAGCCGCGCGCGGAGATGTCGAACGCATCGGTGAGCCGGCAATTCACCTCATAGCCGATGACGATCACCGTGATCAGCTCCTGCGCGCTGGCGTGTTCGACTTCCGCGACCGCAAGGCACGGCGCGATGTTGTCGCTCGGATGTACCGCAAAAGTCTTGCCGGCATAGGTATCGTTGAAGTCGAGATAGCGGATGGCGGCGCCATTGGCAAAGGCCGCAAGCTCGGCCGTGGTACGGCTGGCGGTGCCGATGACGGTGGAAGGTCCGGAGACCGGCAGCGCGATCTCGCGGCAGATGCGCACGGCGCCCTCGTTCAGCGCGGCGATGCCGCAGCCCAGTGAATCGATCAGGTGAATCCTGACCCGCTCGATCGTCGCAGAATCGAGGTCCTCGTAGCGCAGGCCAAGCGCATAGTCGGCGAGCCGCCGGGCGAGGGGAGGCGCGCCATTTGCTGCCGGAATAGTGGCGGCTTCCGCGTGTTGCGACGCGAGGATCGCCGGCATCGTCACGGCGAACGGAAGCGCGGTCGCGCCGGCGCCAAGATGCAGGACTCTGCGGCGGGTCAGCTTCATGTGTTCCTCCCCCGAAAGATGTGACGAACCTTGTTTTGCGGCCGATTGAAACACGCTCGCGGAGGCAAGCCAACCTGGCGGTCGGATTCTAGCATTCGCATCCCATGCGCAGCCGCGACTTTTACGAATGTCAAATCCGCTCCACCGAGCGGCCGCTCTGCTGGAATCGTTCCGCCGAACATGCTTTGCTGTCGCATGACCGAGCCGACCCAAGAGCAAGTCGACCAGCTGACGCGCGCTTTCGAGCTGTTCACGCGCCGCTTCAAGGTGGCGGAGGCGGCGGCCGCGGCCGACAATGCGCTCAACGCGCTGGACGCCCAGACGCTGGTGTTCATCGGCGACAATCCCGGTTGCGGCATCGGCGATGTCGCGCGTTATCTCAACGTTGCGATGACGACGATGTCATCCGCCATCGACCGGCTGGTGCGGAAAGATCTGGTCGAGCGCGGGCGGCCCGAGGAAGATCGCCGTTCGGCGGCGCTGACCGCAACCGGCGCGGGACGGCAGGCGATCGAGGATCACATCGCGGCCTATCGCGAAGCCTGCCGCATGATGCTGCGTTCGCTCGATCCAAAGGAACAACGCGAACTGATCCGGCTGACGGAAAAGATCTCCAGATCGGGGTCTTGAATACTACGAAGTTCGTACTATCCTGAAAGTCCTCCCCGGCTCGCTATCCAAGCGGCCTTGCGAATGGAGGTGCCGATGGCGATCGTCATCAATGGGACAGAATATCCATG comes from the Bradyrhizobium erythrophlei genome and includes:
- a CDS encoding L,D-transpeptidase family protein yields the protein MTTAAFGAEMGPEAINSAAPAGKTIPNDKPTPFVVRLEVLLDRAHFSPGEIDGKFGQNARKALRAYAEAQRLPSSDAVTEDVWKRLQADDRQTTVNYTLTEKDVAGPFLRRLPSKMEAMKDIPHLSFASAREGLAEKFHMSEQLLSMLNPRQHFDRVGDTIVVVDTTRDSASLKAERVEVNKSGQTVKLFDKSNALIGFFPATVGSEEKPSPTGTLRVTEIDRNPTYRYNPDYHFKGVHTRKPFTIKPGPNNPVGTVWINLSADGYGIHGTPSPGDVSKAESHGCVRLTNWDAETVADSVAKGTRVTFVDEP
- a CDS encoding MmgE/PrpD family protein; this translates as MKLTRRRVLHLGAGATALPFAVTMPAILASQHAEAATIPAANGAPPLARRLADYALGLRYEDLDSATIERVRIHLIDSLGCGIAALNEGAVRICREIALPVSGPSTVIGTASRTTAELAAFANGAAIRYLDFNDTYAGKTFAVHPSDNIAPCLAVAEVEHASAQELITVIVIGYEVNCRLTDAFDISARGWDPPIFGLPAVALATGRLMKLTGEQLTHAVGLAINDHIPLGLTRAGDLSEWKGVAVAEAGRNAVFATRLARAGLTGPAPIFEGKAGLFQQVTGAADIDVASFGGRDKPFRMNDCILKPYPAVIYTQTAIVAAIEAAKEIGALDQITGIDVATTRSGYQRTGSEPEKWDPKTRETADHSLPYMIARAMLDGDITPESFAEAKFRDPKILAFMQKIKVTEDPALTARTGGAVPTRITATLASGKTITREVDHAPGFAARPMTRADVERKFRGNVGAHWPKAQTEANLKSLWAIDQASDIGALLGNLAVA
- a CDS encoding MarR family winged helix-turn-helix transcriptional regulator, whose product is MTEPTQEQVDQLTRAFELFTRRFKVAEAAAAADNALNALDAQTLVFIGDNPGCGIGDVARYLNVAMTTMSSAIDRLVRKDLVERGRPEEDRRSAALTATGAGRQAIEDHIAAYREACRMMLRSLDPKEQRELIRLTEKISRSGS